In one Bradyrhizobium sp. 4 genomic region, the following are encoded:
- a CDS encoding DoxX family membrane protein: MPAFVTFGRILFAVLFIYTGAARLFAMQATVDFIAAKVVVPDMIAPYAKQVETATAMTTPQLLAIAVGVLEIIAGVMIALNFGARFFAMLMIIYVAVATFLFYDFWNQVPPDNGKMLVDALKNLSIIGALFMIMGYGRATRPAEAAYGDV; encoded by the coding sequence ATGCCAGCGTTCGTGACTTTCGGGCGGATTCTGTTCGCCGTGCTGTTCATCTACACGGGCGCGGCAAGACTGTTTGCCATGCAGGCGACCGTTGATTTCATCGCCGCCAAGGTCGTGGTGCCCGACATGATCGCGCCTTACGCCAAGCAGGTCGAGACGGCGACGGCCATGACGACGCCGCAACTGCTGGCGATCGCGGTCGGTGTCCTCGAGATCATCGCTGGGGTGATGATCGCGCTGAATTTCGGCGCGCGGTTCTTCGCGATGCTGATGATCATCTATGTCGCGGTCGCGACCTTCCTGTTCTACGACTTCTGGAACCAGGTGCCGCCTGACAACGGCAAGATGCTGGTGGACGCGCTCAAGAACCTGTCGATCATCGGCGCGCTGTTCATGATCATGGGCTACGGCCGCGCCACGCGTCCGGCGGAGGCGGCCTACGGGGACGTATAA
- a CDS encoding dihydrofolate reductase — translation MSFRIEGYVIVSADGMLADAAHVMPDSLKFEGDKLFFEQALDRAALIVHGRHSHEQQPNSPKRKRLILTRKIKALTVDPEMPNATLWNPDHVSFEDACAFADVASGTVAIIGGPVVFDMFMNRYDTFWLSEAQHLRLPGGEGCFVEVPARTPQQVLASQGMKPGAPYLLDAAHGVTVTPWRRT, via the coding sequence TTGTCCTTTCGCATCGAAGGCTACGTCATCGTCTCCGCGGACGGCATGCTCGCCGACGCGGCGCATGTCATGCCCGACAGCCTGAAATTCGAAGGCGACAAGCTGTTCTTCGAGCAGGCGCTCGATCGCGCTGCGCTGATCGTGCACGGCCGTCACTCGCACGAGCAGCAGCCGAATTCACCCAAGCGCAAGCGCCTGATCCTGACCCGCAAGATCAAGGCTCTGACCGTCGATCCCGAAATGCCGAACGCGACCTTGTGGAATCCGGATCACGTCAGCTTCGAAGACGCCTGTGCGTTTGCCGATGTCGCCTCCGGCACGGTCGCAATCATCGGCGGCCCCGTCGTGTTCGACATGTTCATGAACCGCTACGACACGTTCTGGCTGTCGGAAGCCCAGCATCTGCGGCTGCCCGGCGGCGAAGGCTGTTTTGTGGAAGTACCGGCGCGGACGCCTCAGCAGGTGCTGGCCTCACAAGGGATGAAACCGGGCGCGCCGTATCTGCTCGACGCCGCGCACGGGGTGACCGTCACGCCGTGGCGCAGGACGTAG
- a CDS encoding polysaccharide deacetylase family protein, translated as MRVAAGLILASAMSLAMTSAAWSQTPAAKPAAATQAPPAATPAAAAPAAAPAPAPAAAAAPAGFVNPPAPKQAPQPARAACNTPGALGVARTVEIDTTGGPGFGFEHFKELDFLRDKEVVLTFDDGPWPKNTPAVLKALADECTTGIFFSIGKHATYEPEILKQVYAAGHTVGTHTWSHANLNNKKLTEAQRKEEIEKGLSAVKWALGGISPSPFFRFPALQHPPEMVTYLGNRNTAIFSCDIDSFDFKASKPEKVVETVMKKLDSKGKGIILMHDFQKHTAEALPELLKRLKAGGYKVVAMRAKFPASTLPEYDQELLKDVKLPTVSTRPVNSVVTTVSE; from the coding sequence ATGCGTGTGGCGGCAGGACTGATTTTGGCAAGCGCGATGTCTCTGGCGATGACGAGCGCGGCATGGTCGCAGACCCCGGCTGCAAAGCCCGCTGCCGCGACGCAAGCCCCACCGGCGGCAACACCGGCTGCGGCTGCGCCCGCTGCGGCTCCGGCACCCGCTCCTGCAGCAGCCGCCGCGCCGGCGGGCTTCGTCAATCCTCCCGCGCCTAAACAGGCGCCGCAGCCCGCGCGCGCGGCTTGCAACACGCCGGGCGCCTTGGGCGTCGCCCGCACCGTCGAGATCGACACCACGGGCGGTCCCGGCTTCGGCTTCGAGCATTTCAAGGAGCTCGATTTCCTGCGCGACAAGGAGGTCGTGCTGACCTTCGACGACGGCCCCTGGCCCAAGAACACGCCTGCGGTGCTGAAGGCGCTCGCCGACGAGTGCACCACCGGCATCTTCTTCTCGATCGGCAAGCACGCGACGTACGAGCCGGAGATCCTCAAGCAGGTCTACGCGGCCGGCCACACCGTGGGCACCCACACCTGGTCGCACGCCAATCTCAACAACAAGAAGCTCACGGAAGCGCAGCGCAAGGAAGAGATCGAGAAGGGTCTTTCCGCGGTGAAATGGGCGCTCGGCGGCATTTCGCCCTCACCATTCTTCCGCTTCCCGGCGCTCCAGCATCCGCCGGAGATGGTCACCTATCTCGGCAATCGCAACACGGCGATCTTCTCCTGCGACATCGACTCCTTCGACTTCAAGGCCTCGAAGCCCGAGAAGGTGGTCGAGACCGTCATGAAGAAGCTGGACAGCAAGGGCAAGGGCATCATCCTGATGCACGACTTCCAGAAGCACACCGCGGAGGCCCTGCCCGAATTGCTCAAGCGCCTGAAGGCCGGCGGCTACAAGGTGGTAGCGATGCGCGCCAAGTTCCCGGCCTCTACGCTGCCGGAATACGACCAGGAGCTGCTCAAGGACGTCAAGCTGCCGACGGTGAGCACCCGGCCGGTCAACAGCGTCGTGACGACGGTTTCCGAATAG
- a CDS encoding glutathione peroxidase: protein MMNRRTMLIAAFAGTLAPVTRALADGGMSRISAYAFSFPALSGDDIRLATFTGKALLVVNTASLCGYTPQYAGLQDIWGEFRERGLTVIGVPSNDFGGQEPGGTSEISETAHHQYGVTFPITAKAVVIGAKAHPFYKWAAEARPKDVPRWNFHKYLIGRDGYIADVFASTVEPADTRIKTAIAKALADA, encoded by the coding sequence ATGATGAACCGCAGGACGATGCTCATCGCCGCCTTTGCAGGCACGCTGGCGCCGGTGACGCGTGCACTGGCGGATGGCGGCATGAGCCGAATCTCCGCCTATGCCTTCTCTTTCCCGGCATTGTCAGGCGACGACATCCGCCTTGCGACCTTCACCGGCAAGGCGCTGCTGGTGGTCAACACCGCTTCGCTCTGCGGTTACACGCCGCAATATGCCGGCCTGCAAGACATCTGGGGCGAGTTTCGCGAACGCGGCCTCACCGTCATTGGCGTACCCTCCAACGACTTCGGCGGACAGGAGCCCGGCGGCACCAGCGAGATCTCGGAGACGGCCCATCACCAATACGGCGTTACCTTTCCGATTACGGCAAAGGCCGTCGTGATCGGTGCGAAGGCGCATCCGTTCTACAAATGGGCCGCAGAGGCGCGCCCCAAGGATGTTCCACGCTGGAACTTCCACAAATATCTGATCGGCCGGGACGGCTATATCGCCGACGTCTTTGCATCCACGGTCGAGCCGGCCGACACGCGGATCAAGACGGCGATCGCCAAGGCGCTGGCCGACGCTTGA
- a CDS encoding L,D-transpeptidase family protein, producing MNSVNGSGFSAKPTRFWQVAILTAAGAIGTASQADAAFYYWTDYSDGSYGRQERHPEVPRQKPQKRGAAGKKDLVAEKEAGTKPQGPLVIVVSIDRQKVTVYDTKGVFAESPVSTGMKGHSTPMGVFSVIQKHKFHHSNIYSGAPMPYMQRITWSGVAMHAGVLPGYPASHGCIRMPMAFAVKMWNWTRMGARVIVSPGQMSPQNFSHPLLASMRVPPQPAASLEPQTNAAEKADRGAANTGATEAKPVETKTASADGVLELRSSVGHTVLSDVTTGSAPVREEASADQTETTAKPETKTAEAADAAKPQAGDAAQPANTEAKPVEAAETPKSETAEPAKTPDAPAVAPAQAATPDVKKDETRVADPAPVAKPEAPKRAGQIAVFISRKDSKLYVRQNFAPLFEVPVTIAASDRPLGTHVFTAEVDKADSNALHWSVVSLPVSVRSAAREDDRRMTGHQRGAAVIPVAAKPVVTPDSPAEALDRISVPADTITKINEMLTSGGSIIVSDQGINQGETGEGTDFIVRLY from the coding sequence ATGAACAGCGTGAACGGGTCTGGTTTTTCTGCCAAGCCGACGCGATTTTGGCAGGTCGCCATTTTGACGGCGGCGGGTGCGATCGGCACGGCGAGCCAGGCGGACGCAGCGTTTTATTACTGGACGGATTATTCCGACGGGTCCTACGGGCGCCAGGAGCGCCATCCCGAAGTCCCGCGCCAGAAGCCGCAGAAGCGTGGTGCGGCCGGCAAGAAAGACCTCGTTGCCGAAAAAGAAGCCGGCACGAAACCGCAGGGTCCTCTCGTCATCGTCGTCTCGATCGACCGGCAGAAGGTCACGGTCTACGACACCAAGGGCGTGTTCGCGGAATCCCCGGTGTCGACGGGCATGAAGGGCCATTCGACGCCGATGGGTGTGTTCAGCGTCATCCAGAAGCACAAATTCCACCATTCCAACATCTATAGCGGCGCGCCGATGCCGTACATGCAGCGGATCACGTGGTCGGGCGTTGCCATGCATGCCGGTGTGCTGCCGGGCTATCCGGCCTCGCACGGCTGCATCCGCATGCCGATGGCGTTCGCTGTGAAGATGTGGAACTGGACCAGGATGGGCGCGCGCGTGATCGTTTCGCCCGGGCAGATGTCACCGCAGAACTTCTCACATCCGCTGCTTGCCTCGATGCGCGTTCCGCCGCAACCCGCGGCCAGCCTGGAGCCGCAGACCAATGCCGCCGAGAAGGCCGACAGGGGCGCGGCCAATACCGGGGCCACCGAAGCAAAGCCGGTTGAAACGAAGACTGCCAGCGCGGACGGCGTGCTCGAGCTGCGCTCGTCGGTCGGCCACACCGTGTTGTCGGACGTGACCACCGGATCTGCCCCGGTCCGCGAGGAGGCCTCGGCCGACCAGACCGAGACCACCGCAAAGCCCGAGACCAAGACCGCTGAGGCGGCGGACGCGGCCAAGCCCCAGGCCGGAGATGCCGCGCAGCCCGCGAACACTGAAGCGAAGCCTGTCGAGGCCGCGGAGACGCCGAAGTCCGAAACCGCCGAACCCGCGAAGACGCCCGATGCACCGGCCGTGGCTCCAGCGCAGGCGGCCACGCCCGACGTCAAGAAGGACGAAACCCGCGTTGCCGATCCGGCGCCCGTGGCGAAACCTGAAGCGCCCAAGCGCGCGGGCCAGATCGCGGTCTTCATCAGCCGCAAGGATTCCAAGCTCTACGTGCGGCAGAACTTTGCGCCGCTGTTCGAGGTGCCTGTCACGATCGCCGCGAGCGATCGACCGCTCGGCACGCATGTCTTTACCGCCGAAGTCGACAAGGCCGATTCCAATGCACTGCATTGGTCGGTGGTGTCCTTGCCGGTGTCCGTCCGCTCTGCCGCGCGCGAGGATGATCGCCGCATGACAGGCCACCAGCGTGGCGCAGCCGTGATTCCCGTCGCTGCCAAGCCTGTGGTCACGCCGGACAGCCCGGCCGAAGCCCTCGACCGCATCTCGGTCCCGGCCGACACGATCACGAAGATCAACGAAATGCTGACGTCAGGCGGCTCGATCATCGTCTCCGACCAAGGCATCAACCAGGGCGAGACTGGCGAAGGCACCGATTTCATCGTCCGCCTGTACTAG
- a CDS encoding CreA family protein, with protein sequence MSSRFPGLSSIRLKGLALFLLALTVPAASASAADEPDLIFRRSTVFKWMSPNDKLATYGLDDPEVEGVACHFTVPEKGGFKGWLGLAEEVSDISLACRQVGPIKFKNKMEQGDDMFRQRRSLFFKKMQIVRGCDAKRNVLVYMVYSDRLIEGSPKNSTSTVPVMPWGPADANVQKCGEFFTQ encoded by the coding sequence ATGTCATCTCGTTTCCCCGGTCTTTCCAGCATCCGCTTGAAAGGCCTCGCTTTATTTCTCCTGGCGCTGACCGTGCCTGCGGCGTCCGCATCCGCCGCGGACGAGCCGGATCTGATCTTCCGCCGCTCGACCGTGTTCAAATGGATGAGCCCGAACGACAAGCTTGCGACCTATGGTCTCGACGATCCTGAAGTCGAGGGCGTGGCCTGTCATTTCACGGTGCCGGAGAAGGGCGGCTTCAAGGGCTGGCTGGGCCTTGCCGAGGAGGTCTCGGACATTTCGCTCGCCTGCCGTCAGGTCGGCCCGATCAAGTTCAAGAACAAGATGGAGCAGGGCGACGACATGTTCCGCCAGCGCCGCTCGCTGTTCTTCAAGAAGATGCAGATCGTGCGCGGCTGTGACGCCAAGCGCAACGTGCTGGTCTACATGGTCTATTCGGACAGGCTGATCGAGGGCTCGCCGAAGAACTCGACCTCGACCGTCCCGGTCATGCCGTGGGGACCGGCGGACGCAAACGTCCAGAAGTGCGGAGAGTTCTTCACTCAGTGA
- a CDS encoding DUF6719 family protein, with amino-acid sequence MLLRRATCLSLLIFIALAATARAGTVGREQDIVDLKLGQRVQVDDGTCPAGQVKEVRGAKMTDKGVARTSTCVSRFGPKSKR; translated from the coding sequence ATGCTGCTACGCCGCGCGACTTGCCTCTCGCTCCTGATCTTCATCGCACTCGCCGCGACCGCGCGCGCAGGCACGGTCGGACGCGAGCAGGACATCGTCGATCTCAAGCTCGGCCAGCGCGTGCAAGTGGACGACGGAACCTGCCCCGCCGGACAGGTCAAGGAAGTGCGCGGCGCCAAGATGACCGACAAGGGCGTCGCACGGACGAGCACCTGCGTGTCGCGGTTTGGTCCGAAATCAAAGCGATGA
- a CDS encoding PLP-dependent aminotransferase family protein, whose translation MRKIPTNSVSSPAKAELPLDLAGPHITAGASSAHRLYQALCEMIVGGLVKPGEPLPPSRTLAKQTGFRRNAVVTAYERLIADGFADATVGSGTFVAARIPARAAEPKRPKISVETPGQGAFSLGCTHIDARAVQRFRAFVGRRMRSFGAEHLHYGDPRGSRELRAAIADHLLSARGLRCDPDQIMLTSGTLHALRIVLSAILKPNDQVWCEDPGYPAARKTIAHCGYRAVSVPVDAHGMRVAKGRAAAPSARAAYVTPSHQFPLGVQMSMPRRLELLDWARQAGAFVLEDDYDSEFRYDGAPLMSLAGIDHLQRVIYMGTFAKTLFPGLRIGYCALPERLIADVTAARAALDRFPGTLMEGAVADMLNSGAFAANLKRVRKLYREARDALAGTLEAESEGVLSVPVPSQGLHLVARFDPSVDLAVAADAKQAAGAEGWLLADTYSRARPLPGFVLGFSGHAVPKLVASAERLARESGAALRARRKPARRA comes from the coding sequence ATGCGAAAAATCCCGACCAATTCCGTCTCCTCGCCGGCCAAAGCCGAGCTGCCGCTCGACCTCGCAGGCCCGCACATCACGGCTGGCGCCTCGTCGGCGCACCGGCTGTATCAGGCGCTGTGCGAGATGATCGTCGGCGGTCTGGTGAAACCCGGCGAGCCGCTGCCGCCGTCGCGCACGCTGGCCAAACAGACTGGCTTTCGGCGCAATGCCGTCGTCACCGCCTATGAGCGGCTGATTGCCGACGGCTTTGCCGACGCAACAGTCGGCTCCGGCACCTTCGTCGCCGCGCGCATCCCCGCGCGCGCGGCCGAGCCGAAGCGGCCGAAGATCAGCGTCGAAACGCCCGGGCAAGGCGCGTTTTCGCTCGGCTGCACCCATATCGACGCGCGCGCCGTGCAGCGTTTCCGGGCTTTTGTAGGCCGTCGCATGCGCTCCTTCGGCGCGGAGCATCTGCACTATGGCGATCCCCGTGGCAGCCGCGAGCTGCGTGCGGCGATCGCCGATCATCTGTTGTCGGCGCGGGGCCTGCGCTGCGATCCCGATCAGATTATGCTGACGTCGGGCACGCTGCACGCGCTGCGCATCGTGCTGAGCGCGATCCTGAAGCCCAACGACCAGGTCTGGTGCGAAGACCCCGGCTACCCCGCTGCGCGGAAAACCATCGCGCATTGCGGCTATCGTGCCGTGTCCGTTCCCGTCGACGCGCACGGCATGCGTGTCGCCAAAGGCCGCGCAGCGGCGCCGTCCGCGCGCGCAGCCTATGTGACCCCGTCGCACCAGTTTCCGCTGGGTGTGCAGATGTCGATGCCGCGACGGCTCGAGCTGCTGGACTGGGCCAGGCAGGCCGGCGCCTTCGTGCTGGAAGACGATTACGACAGCGAATTCCGTTACGACGGCGCGCCGCTGATGTCGCTAGCCGGCATCGATCACCTCCAGCGTGTGATCTACATGGGCACGTTCGCCAAGACCTTGTTTCCGGGCCTGCGCATCGGCTATTGCGCCCTGCCCGAGCGCTTGATTGCGGATGTCACCGCCGCGCGGGCCGCGCTCGACCGCTTTCCCGGCACGCTGATGGAGGGCGCGGTGGCCGACATGCTCAATTCCGGCGCGTTCGCGGCGAACCTGAAGCGCGTGCGCAAGCTTTACCGCGAGGCGCGCGACGCGCTGGCCGGGACGCTCGAAGCCGAATCCGAGGGCGTGCTGTCGGTGCCGGTCCCATCACAGGGTCTGCATCTTGTCGCCCGGTTCGATCCCTCGGTCGATCTGGCTGTGGCGGCAGACGCCAAGCAGGCCGCCGGCGCCGAAGGCTGGCTGTTGGCCGACACCTATTCACGCGCGCGTCCTCTTCCCGGTTTCGTGCTGGGATTTTCCGGCCACGCGGTTCCGAAGCTCGTCGCATCCGCCGAGCGGCTCGCGCGGGAATCGGGAGCGGCCTTGCGTGCGAGACGCAAGCCGGCCCGGCGGGCATGA
- a CDS encoding pyridoxamine 5'-phosphate oxidase family protein produces MSQTENQNSYPTSARNQVKRRHDRGFYDHDTVHRILDSSMLCHVSYAIDGQPYCTPTFFWREGTKLYWHGSSASRMLRNQTRGERVCLTVAHLDSLVLARCGFNHSADYRAVMAFGTAYLVTDPEEKERAVVAMVDRFFPDRTASLRASNTQEIKATSFIAMEIEEASAKVRAKGVADDDEDYELPIYAERIPVRTVLGAPEPCPRLLEGVRRPATLNGYSEGRLLEDALRDAYFAEYPNG; encoded by the coding sequence GTGAGCCAGACCGAGAACCAAAATTCCTATCCGACATCCGCGCGCAACCAGGTGAAGCGCCGTCACGACCGCGGCTTCTACGATCACGACACCGTTCATCGCATCCTGGATTCCTCGATGCTCTGCCACGTCTCCTACGCCATCGACGGCCAACCCTATTGCACGCCGACCTTCTTCTGGCGCGAAGGAACGAAGCTGTATTGGCACGGCTCGAGCGCCAGCCGCATGCTGCGCAACCAGACCCGGGGCGAGCGCGTGTGCCTGACGGTCGCACATCTCGACAGCCTCGTGCTGGCGCGCTGCGGGTTCAATCACTCGGCCGATTACCGCGCCGTAATGGCATTCGGCACCGCCTATCTCGTCACCGATCCCGAGGAGAAAGAACGCGCGGTTGTCGCGATGGTCGACCGCTTCTTCCCGGATCGCACCGCGAGCCTGCGGGCGAGCAACACGCAGGAGATCAAGGCGACCTCCTTTATCGCGATGGAGATCGAGGAGGCCTCCGCGAAAGTCCGCGCCAAGGGTGTCGCCGACGATGACGAGGACTATGAATTGCCGATCTATGCCGAGCGCATCCCGGTGCGCACCGTGCTCGGCGCGCCGGAGCCTTGCCCGCGGCTGCTTGAGGGCGTGCGCCGACCGGCGACACTGAATGGCTATTCGGAGGGCCGGCTGCTCGAAGATGCATTGCGGGATGCCTATTTTGCAGAGTACCCGAACGGCTGA
- a CDS encoding ArgE/DapE family deacylase, with protein sequence MNAETQQRILDAVDAGFEAQLATTRDFVAIPSTRGAEGPCQDMIGDLLRVRGYEVDDWHINVDDLKDLRGFGPIEHDFSKARTVVGTYRPKTEAGKSLILQGHCDVVPAGPLELWDTPPFSPVIKDGKMFGRGACDMKSGTIAALSALDAIKAAGLRPTARIHFQSVIEAESTGVGALSTLQRGYRADACFIPEPTGGKMVRSQVGVIWFRLRVKGHPTHVAFAGSGANAIMAAYHLIQALQKLEIEWNERAKADRHFKTLNHPINFNPGIIKGGDWASSVPAWCDVDCRIAVLPGWSIADHQKEIMACVAAAARNHRFLANNPPEVEWSGFLSEGYELTDAAAPEAAFGKAFSAVYGGQIEDLVFTALTDTRFYGLNHGIPSLCFGASGAEMHGFNEYVDLQSLKKTTKAMALFIADWCGVEKG encoded by the coding sequence ATGAATGCCGAAACGCAGCAGAGGATTCTTGACGCCGTCGATGCCGGCTTCGAAGCCCAGCTCGCGACCACACGCGATTTCGTCGCGATCCCCTCGACCCGCGGTGCGGAGGGACCGTGCCAGGACATGATCGGCGACCTCCTGCGCGTGCGCGGCTACGAGGTCGACGACTGGCACATCAATGTCGACGACCTCAAAGATCTGCGCGGCTTCGGGCCCATCGAGCACGATTTTTCGAAGGCGCGCACTGTGGTCGGCACGTACCGGCCCAAAACCGAGGCGGGCAAATCGCTGATCCTCCAGGGCCATTGCGACGTCGTACCGGCCGGCCCGCTGGAACTGTGGGACACCCCGCCGTTCTCGCCCGTCATCAAGGACGGCAAGATGTTCGGTCGCGGTGCCTGCGACATGAAGTCGGGCACCATCGCAGCGCTCTCCGCGCTCGATGCGATCAAGGCCGCGGGCCTCAGGCCGACGGCGCGGATTCACTTCCAGTCCGTGATCGAGGCGGAGAGCACCGGCGTCGGCGCGCTCTCGACGCTTCAGCGCGGCTATCGCGCGGATGCTTGCTTCATTCCTGAGCCGACCGGCGGCAAGATGGTGCGCTCGCAGGTCGGCGTGATCTGGTTCCGCCTGCGCGTGAAGGGCCATCCGACCCACGTCGCCTTCGCCGGCTCCGGCGCGAACGCAATCATGGCGGCCTATCATTTGATCCAGGCGCTGCAAAAACTCGAGATCGAGTGGAACGAGCGGGCGAAAGCCGATCGTCACTTCAAGACGCTGAACCATCCCATCAATTTCAACCCCGGCATCATCAAGGGCGGCGACTGGGCCTCCAGCGTGCCGGCCTGGTGCGACGTCGATTGCCGGATTGCCGTGTTGCCGGGCTGGTCGATCGCCGATCACCAGAAGGAGATCATGGCTTGCGTTGCGGCTGCCGCGCGCAACCATCGTTTCCTCGCCAATAATCCCCCGGAGGTCGAATGGTCGGGCTTCTTGTCGGAAGGCTATGAGCTGACCGACGCCGCCGCGCCGGAAGCCGCGTTCGGCAAGGCCTTCAGCGCCGTCTATGGCGGCCAAATCGAAGACCTCGTCTTCACCGCGCTCACCGACACGCGCTTCTACGGCCTCAATCACGGTATCCCGAGCCTGTGCTTCGGCGCGAGTGGCGCCGAGATGCACGGCTTCAATGAATATGTCGATCTGCAATCGCTGAAGAAGACGACCAAGGCCATGGCGCTGTTCATCGCGGATTGGTGCGGGGTGGAGAAGGGGTAG
- a CDS encoding alpha/beta hydrolase, which produces MRDWDDAYANSAHIPGSDKIPALWAERAAAYRAGLKEFRADIAYGPGERQRLDLILPDGDSKGLVVFVHGGYWMRFDKSAWTDLAEGARHHGWTVALPSYTLTPAARISDITAEITAAIAKAAALVAGPIRLAGHSAGGHLVTRMLCDDSRLEPAVFNRIAGTLSISGLHDLRPLLKTRMNDTLRMTMEEATLESAALHLPRGPSPVTAWVGGNERPEFIRQSDLMANVWTGFDVPTRLVVDPGLNHFTVIDALKDPSSPITARLIGLD; this is translated from the coding sequence ATGCGCGATTGGGATGACGCTTACGCCAATTCGGCCCATATCCCGGGCTCGGACAAGATACCGGCGCTGTGGGCGGAGCGCGCGGCGGCTTATCGCGCCGGACTGAAGGAGTTTCGCGCCGACATCGCCTATGGCCCCGGCGAGCGCCAGCGCCTCGACCTGATCTTGCCCGACGGCGACAGCAAGGGCCTCGTCGTCTTTGTCCACGGCGGCTATTGGATGCGCTTCGACAAATCGGCGTGGACTGATCTCGCCGAAGGCGCGCGGCATCACGGCTGGACGGTGGCACTGCCAAGCTACACGCTGACGCCGGCCGCGCGCATCTCCGACATTACGGCGGAAATCACCGCAGCGATCGCCAAGGCCGCCGCGCTCGTCGCGGGACCGATCCGGCTCGCCGGCCATTCGGCGGGCGGGCATCTCGTTACGCGCATGCTGTGCGACGACAGCCGGCTGGAGCCCGCCGTCTTCAACCGCATCGCCGGGACGCTGTCCATCAGCGGCCTGCATGATCTGCGTCCGCTGCTCAAGACCAGGATGAACGACACCCTGCGCATGACGATGGAGGAGGCGACGCTGGAAAGCGCGGCGCTGCATCTGCCGCGCGGGCCTTCACCCGTGACCGCCTGGGTCGGTGGCAACGAGCGGCCCGAATTCATCCGCCAGTCCGATCTGATGGCCAATGTCTGGACTGGCTTCGACGTGCCGACGCGTCTTGTCGTCGATCCCGGGCTGAACCATTTCACCGTGATCGACGCCCTCAAGGACCCGTCGTCGCCAATCACCGCGCGCCTGATCGGCCTCGACTGA
- the kynA gene encoding tryptophan 2,3-dioxygenase, with protein MTSSEYDPASEGAETDFARRMSYGNYLALDAILGAQHPLSEAHDEMLFIIQHQTTELWMRLAIHELSAARRSIAKDEVQPAMKMLARMSRIFEQLNGAWDVLRTMTPSEYTRFRSQLGQSSGFQSRQYRLIEFLLGNRNHAMLKPHAHDLETTQLLEAELATPSLYDEVLRLADRNGLKMPAAALARDVRETHSFNEGVLQAWRIVYEAPETHWMLYELAEKLVDFEDYFRRWRFNHVTTVERVIGFKRGTGGTGGVSYLKRMLEVELFPELWRVRTIL; from the coding sequence ATGACGTCCAGCGAATACGATCCCGCAAGCGAAGGCGCCGAGACCGATTTCGCCCGGCGCATGTCCTACGGCAACTATCTGGCGCTGGACGCGATCCTCGGTGCGCAGCATCCGCTGTCGGAAGCGCATGACGAGATGCTGTTCATCATCCAGCATCAGACCACCGAACTCTGGATGCGGCTCGCCATCCACGAGCTCAGCGCCGCACGTCGTTCGATCGCGAAGGATGAAGTGCAGCCTGCGATGAAGATGCTGGCACGGATGTCGCGTATCTTCGAGCAGCTCAACGGCGCCTGGGACGTGCTGCGCACCATGACGCCCAGCGAGTATACGCGCTTCCGCTCGCAGCTTGGCCAATCCTCAGGCTTCCAGTCGCGGCAATACCGGTTGATCGAATTCCTGCTGGGCAACCGCAACCACGCCATGCTCAAGCCGCACGCGCACGATCTGGAAACCACGCAGCTGCTCGAAGCCGAGCTCGCGACGCCAAGCCTCTATGACGAGGTACTGCGGCTCGCCGACCGCAACGGGCTCAAGATGCCTGCGGCCGCGCTGGCGCGCGATGTTCGCGAGACCCATAGCTTCAACGAAGGTGTGCTGCAGGCCTGGCGTATCGTCTACGAAGCGCCGGAAACGCACTGGATGCTCTACGAGCTGGCCGAGAAGCTGGTCGATTTCGAGGATTATTTCCGGCGCTGGCGCTTCAACCATGTGACGACAGTCGAGCGCGTCATCGGCTTCAAGCGCGGTACCGGCGGCACCGGCGGCGTCAGCTATCTCAAGCGTATGCTGGAGGTCGAGCTGTTTCCCGAGCTCTGGCGCGTGCGCACGATCCTGTAG